ATTTCCGAAGGATTGACTTGCCAGACGAACGTCGCTTTGTACTCGCCCTGCGGCGCTCCGTCATTCTTGCCGTAAGTCCGGAGTTGGTAGACCCCGTTCTCATCGGCGACACCCCATGGTTTCGATTGGCGAATGTCGACCGCGTCGCCTGTCGGATAAAGCGTGACAACCGCTCCTTGGGCCGGCTCGCCGTTGATGGTGATCGTACCTTGAATCGGCTTGGTATCTGTTTGCCACGGCTCTTTCTCGGCGCATCCGCCGAGGATTATGCTTAGCAATGCGATCGTCCCATAGGCTTGACCGATTCCAAGACGTCGTAAGTGGAAGAGAGACATTAAAACTCTCCTACAATTTCGCCGCTGCCGATGGATGTCAATGCGCCAAGCGTGTCAAAAGGGATCGTCTCGGGGATAAACCGCACGGAACCGTCGGCCATTCCCATTTGAATTCCGCCGGGATGAAAAGAGTAAGGCGCTGCATACCAGTTGCTCACGTTAATGACGGTGTTGCCGGTCCAGTAGACGGTGGTTACGTCATCAACGGCCGAATTAAACTCGACCGAGCAGGGGAACATCCAGCCGGCGTTATTGGGCGCTGTCCAGGTGGCGATGCTGACTCCATACTCATGGCTGTAACCGCTGCGGCCTGGATTCACTTTGCCGTCCACCCACCAGTCGGCTCGGCCTGCCGATTCATAAGTCATGCAGGTGTTGGTGGTGCCGTCGGTGATGTCACGCATCTTTTTGGCGCCACCTTGAAACAGCGACTGCTTCGTGTCCCAATCGGTTGCGTTTCGTAGTACGGAATAGTCGGTTGTTTGGAAGCCGTTATCGCTGAGCACATTGCCGGCGGACGGATTGGAAGGGCACTCGTAGGCTTTGGGCATCTGCGTCGCGAGATCGAGATTGACGCCGTCATCCCAAGCGAGATCGTAGTCATAAAGATCTTCAAGGTTGCCGCTTTCTAGCTGGGGAAGAATCGCGACCGCCCAATTGGCCGAGTCATTGGTATAGGTGTAGGGAAAGCAGAGAAACGTGTCGTGATAGTTGTGCAATGCGAGCCCGGTCTGCTTCATATTGTTGGTGCATTGCAGGCGACGCGCGGCTTCGCGAGCTTGTTGCACCGCAGGCAACAGCAGTGCGATCAAAACTCCGATGATGGCGATCACCACCAACAACTCGACAAGGGTGAACGCGCGGATTCGGCGCGCGGAATTGGTAGAAGTCATAGAAAGTCCTCCCTAAAGAAACAGTGAAAACCAACAAGCTTGAGAAATCGGTAGTGCGCTTGCTGGGCAGGGAGATCGAGAAAGCATCGCTGCTGGCTGGCTGCAGTTGATACTGAGACGCTGTATCAATGAATTCTAGTTTAGGGGAATCAGGGATCGCGTCAAGTGGTGCGGGGAGGGACGCAGAAAAAGTTCGCAGTTTTCCCGACGTGCAAATCCGACCGATGTCTTGCGAGAAGAGAGGCGCCAGCTCTGGTCGTCCGCAGTTTTGGCGGGCAATCACGAAGATGAGCCGCTTAAGAGAGTGGAATCTCTTGCCGATCGTACGCTAACTGCATGTGGGCAGGCAGCTTGGCGTTTGTCTCTTGATGATCCATGCGGCAAGAGACATGGGTAAAATAGGTCTGCTTGGCGCCGATTTTCTCAGCCATCGCGACTGCTTCGTCGAGCGAAAAATGGGTGGGATGGGGATCGAAGCGGAGTGCGTCGAGGATCAGCACGTCGAGACCTTGCAGCAGCGCCAAGCTCTCCTCGGGGATCTCATTGGTATCGGTGCAGTAGGCGATATTGCCGATGCG
The nucleotide sequence above comes from Blastopirellula sp. J2-11. Encoded proteins:
- a CDS encoding DUF1559 domain-containing protein; translation: MTSTNSARRIRAFTLVELLVVIAIIGVLIALLLPAVQQAREAARRLQCTNNMKQTGLALHNYHDTFLCFPYTYTNDSANWAVAILPQLESGNLEDLYDYDLAWDDGVNLDLATQMPKAYECPSNPSAGNVLSDNGFQTTDYSVLRNATDWDTKQSLFQGGAKKMRDITDGTTNTCMTYESAGRADWWVDGKVNPGRSGYSHEYGVSIATWTAPNNAGWMFPCSVEFNSAVDDVTTVYWTGNTVINVSNWYAAPYSFHPGGIQMGMADGSVRFIPETIPFDTLGALTSIGSGEIVGEF